Proteins from a single region of Candidatus Dadabacteria bacterium:
- the hpt gene encoding hypoxanthine phosphoribosyltransferase produces MLSEETEILEGVALKKFLLKDDIKTAVSRLAEQISGDYEGKTPVAVCVLKGARPFFEDLLVRVTVMVERQFLRVSSYREGTRPRRLKLLRDIECEVEGRDVIIIEDIIDTSETAKFILQHIESKNPGSLRICALIDKRGKGAMDPEPDYTGFQVDEGFLVGYGMDYMEKGRSLEDIYLLRE; encoded by the coding sequence GTGCTGTCTGAAGAAACTGAAATCCTAGAAGGTGTCGCGCTTAAAAAATTTCTCTTAAAAGACGATATAAAAACCGCCGTTTCGAGGCTCGCCGAGCAAATTTCGGGGGACTACGAGGGAAAAACTCCCGTCGCGGTCTGCGTTCTTAAAGGAGCGCGTCCTTTCTTTGAAGATCTTCTGGTGCGGGTGACCGTAATGGTCGAAAGGCAGTTTCTCAGGGTTTCAAGTTACAGAGAGGGAACGCGGCCTAGACGCCTCAAGCTCTTAAGGGATATTGAATGCGAAGTGGAGGGCAGGGACGTTATAATAATTGAAGATATAATTGACACTTCGGAGACGGCGAAGTTTATCCTGCAGCACATAGAGTCTAAAAACCCGGGTTCGCTTCGGATATGCGCACTCATAGACAAAAGAGGAAAGGGCGCGATGGATCCAGAGCCTGATTACACGGGTTTCCAGGTGGATGAAGGGTTCCTCGTAGGCTACGGAATGGACTACATGGAAAAGGGAAGATCGCTTGAGGATATATACCTGCTTCGGGAATAA
- the folB gene encoding dihydroneopterin aldolase translates to MIIKIENLRLRTIIGVYDWEKENRQDLIINVTIDFDGRKAAESDDIDDTLDYKAINKKIISFVETNDFNLLERVAGGICDIVFEDPAVRWASVKVEKPGALRFADSVSVTEARER, encoded by the coding sequence ATGATAATAAAGATCGAAAACCTGAGGCTTCGTACTATAATAGGGGTTTATGACTGGGAGAAGGAGAACCGCCAGGACCTGATCATAAACGTCACCATCGATTTTGACGGACGCAAGGCCGCCGAGAGCGACGACATAGATGATACTTTGGACTACAAGGCCATAAACAAAAAGATCATAAGCTTTGTGGAGACAAACGATTTTAACCTGCTTGAGAGAGTCGCCGGAGGTATATGCGATATAGTTTTTGAGGATCCGGCGGTGAGGTGGGCGTCGGTGAAGGTGGAGAAGCCCGGGGCGCTCCGTTTTGCTGATTCCGTTTCTGTGACCGAAGCGAGGGAAAGGTAA
- a CDS encoding M3 family oligoendopeptidase: MAKAEGISWDLSDLYGGISDPRVEKDFERISARAGRFEKKYRGKIKSPSLTAGKLAGAVKELERLSERIGKILSFAHLVFAADTRDPKNGAFRSSMQQKATEVQKKLIFFYVEWVSVPKKRAKKLLNNPELSEYRHFLEQERQYRNHTLSEAEEKILQEKSNTGQKAFSRLFDEVVNNIQFRVRLSGKTERLNQSRTLSLLYDPDRRKRKAAWSGLTRGLKENSHVLTYIFNTLVNDHSINDRLRSYEDPMSARHLSNEISHSAVEALLESCERSFGFVKRYYGLKGKLLGYRRFYDYDRYAPLGSEREQVPWDKAEEIVLSSFGEFSSEMKKTASSFFEKNWIDAELRDGKRGGAFSHGTVPGVHPYVFMNYTGKPRDVMILAHELGHGVHQYLSRRQGYFQAHTPLTTAETASVFAEMLVFHRLKEEETRREGRLVLVAEKLEDIMATVFRQAVLTRFEQSLHSERRDRGELTTARISELWIEANREMFGDSVTLTENYAYWWLYIPHFIHSPFYCYAYSFGELLTLALYGMFLERGRSFVPDYMELLRSGGSASPAELLSGVGVDINNPGFWQTGLDVIGAMVDEVEELAEQSGVD, translated from the coding sequence ATGGCGAAAGCAGAAGGCATAAGTTGGGATCTCTCGGACCTTTACGGAGGAATTTCCGACCCACGCGTGGAGAAGGATTTCGAGAGGATATCGGCGCGTGCGGGCAGATTTGAAAAGAAGTACAGGGGGAAGATAAAGTCTCCTTCACTTACCGCTGGGAAGCTCGCGGGAGCGGTGAAGGAGCTTGAGCGCTTGTCGGAAAGAATCGGAAAGATACTTTCCTTCGCTCACCTTGTTTTTGCAGCCGACACCCGGGACCCCAAAAACGGCGCCTTTCGTTCGTCAATGCAGCAGAAGGCGACGGAAGTTCAGAAAAAGCTCATTTTCTTTTACGTTGAATGGGTTTCGGTTCCGAAGAAAAGAGCGAAGAAACTTCTTAATAACCCGGAACTTTCGGAATACAGGCATTTTCTCGAGCAGGAAAGACAGTACAGAAATCACACTCTCTCAGAGGCCGAGGAAAAGATACTTCAAGAGAAGTCAAACACCGGGCAGAAGGCGTTTTCAAGACTTTTTGACGAGGTCGTGAACAATATCCAGTTTCGTGTGAGGCTCTCGGGCAAGACCGAAAGGCTGAACCAGTCCCGGACCCTCTCGCTTCTTTACGACCCGGACAGAAGGAAAAGAAAGGCAGCCTGGTCCGGTCTCACAAGGGGGCTTAAAGAGAACTCCCATGTACTTACCTACATATTCAACACTCTTGTAAACGACCACTCAATAAACGACAGGCTTAGGAGCTACGAGGATCCCATGTCGGCGCGTCACCTTAGCAACGAGATATCCCACAGTGCCGTGGAAGCCCTGCTTGAATCGTGCGAGCGAAGCTTCGGATTCGTAAAACGCTACTATGGACTCAAGGGAAAACTTCTCGGGTACCGAAGATTCTACGACTACGACCGCTACGCTCCCCTGGGTTCGGAGAGGGAGCAGGTTCCATGGGACAAGGCAGAGGAAATCGTGCTTTCTTCGTTTGGTGAATTCTCATCCGAGATGAAAAAGACCGCGTCTTCGTTTTTCGAGAAAAACTGGATAGACGCCGAGCTTCGGGACGGGAAAAGAGGAGGCGCTTTCAGCCACGGTACGGTTCCCGGCGTACACCCCTATGTTTTTATGAACTACACCGGGAAACCGAGAGACGTGATGATTCTGGCTCACGAGCTTGGCCACGGCGTGCACCAGTATCTTTCGAGACGACAGGGTTATTTTCAGGCCCACACGCCTCTTACCACTGCTGAGACCGCAAGCGTCTTTGCGGAAATGCTCGTGTTTCACCGCCTCAAGGAGGAAGAGACGCGAAGGGAAGGCAGGCTGGTTCTGGTAGCGGAAAAACTCGAGGACATAATGGCCACGGTCTTCAGACAGGCGGTGCTTACAAGGTTTGAGCAGAGCCTTCACAGCGAAAGAAGAGATCGGGGGGAGCTTACGACCGCGAGAATAAGCGAACTCTGGATCGAGGCTAACCGCGAGATGTTCGGAGATTCCGTTACCCTGACTGAGAACTACGCTTACTGGTGGCTTTACATTCCCCATTTCATACACTCTCCCTTTTACTGCTACGCATATTCATTCGGTGAGCTGCTCACCCTAGCTCTTTACGGAATGTTCTTGGAGCGGGGAAGGTCTTTTGTGCCCGATTACATGGAGCTTCTTCGGTCCGGGGGAAGCGCCTCGCCCGCAGAGCTCCTCTCTGGAGTGGGGGTAGATATAAACAACCCCGGTTTCTGGCAGACGGGACTTGACGTGATAGGTGCGATGGTGGACGAGGTTGAGGAACTCGCAGAGCAGTCCGGAGTCGACTGA
- the folK gene encoding 2-amino-4-hydroxy-6-hydroxymethyldihydropteridine diphosphokinase: MNTVIIGVGSNIDAERNVSVAKRMLGEKLRVLGESKFVRTKPIGSREQQDFLNGSLLIETRLGCKQLKTLLKGVEVSLGRGVGEDRYGPRKMDLDILVWNGEIVDPDVYERGFLRRSVIELCPELEKTLKEGRGAV, encoded by the coding sequence ATGAATACGGTTATTATCGGGGTCGGTTCAAACATAGACGCCGAGAGAAACGTAAGCGTCGCCAAACGAATGCTCGGGGAGAAACTCAGGGTTCTCGGAGAATCGAAGTTCGTGAGAACCAAGCCCATAGGATCCCGTGAGCAGCAGGATTTTCTAAACGGTTCCTTGCTGATAGAAACCCGTCTTGGCTGCAAGCAACTGAAAACCCTGCTCAAGGGAGTAGAGGTTTCCCTCGGGAGAGGTGTCGGGGAGGATCGCTACGGCCCGAGAAAAATGGACCTGGATATACTCGTGTGGAACGGAGAGATTGTCGATCCCGACGTTTACGAGCGGGGGTTTCTTCGCCGCTCCGTGATCGAACTTTGTCCTGAACTTGAAAAAACTTTGAAGGAGGGGCGAGGTGCTGTCTGA
- a CDS encoding SDR family oxidoreductase, translating to MKKAALVTGGAVRIGKEISLNLARKGYYIALHYNSSEKEALATRELILRTGVECELFRCDLSSPDDAKELVPKVTESFGGLCVLVNNASIFENVGFRDVTPEFLETDMAINFKAPFFLSQSFSTETSGGLIVNFLDTRIRKNPVEHFCYNLSKKCLYHLTKMLARELAPDFRVNAVCPGAVLAPPGFGDDYLHKMARGAPMKRPGSVEDIINAFNYLLENNYVTGECLFVDGGMSLT from the coding sequence ATGAAAAAGGCGGCTTTGGTTACAGGCGGGGCGGTGAGAATAGGAAAGGAGATATCCCTGAATCTCGCCCGGAAGGGCTATTATATCGCCCTTCACTACAATTCCTCCGAAAAAGAGGCCCTGGCTACAAGGGAACTCATTCTCAGGACCGGTGTTGAATGCGAGCTTTTCAGGTGCGACCTTTCATCACCTGATGACGCAAAAGAGCTTGTCCCGAAAGTCACGGAAAGCTTCGGGGGGCTATGTGTTCTTGTTAACAACGCCTCAATTTTCGAGAACGTCGGATTCCGTGACGTGACCCCCGAATTTCTTGAAACCGATATGGCTATAAACTTCAAGGCACCTTTCTTTCTCTCCCAGTCTTTTTCCACTGAGACAAGCGGAGGGCTTATCGTTAATTTCCTTGACACGAGAATCAGAAAAAATCCCGTTGAGCATTTTTGCTACAACCTGAGCAAGAAATGTCTTTATCACTTGACGAAAATGCTTGCAAGGGAACTCGCTCCCGATTTTCGGGTAAACGCCGTGTGCCCAGGGGCCGTTCTCGCTCCCCCGGGGTTCGGGGATGACTATCTTCACAAGATGGCGCGGGGAGCTCCGATGAAGCGTCCAGGCTCTGTTGAGGATATAATTAACGCGTTTAACTATCTTTTGGAGAATAATTACGTCACCGGAGAGTGTCTTTTCGTTGACGGAGGCATGAGTCTTACCTGA